The Gammaproteobacteria bacterium genome contains a region encoding:
- a CDS encoding site-specific integrase has protein sequence MMARTKRDRRSYSAGEWGRNRVRVFADPKTGLYQIEWRENGRRLTRSLKHRDWVRAKRQADEAAADFAMLQPNGKAEAEPEPLTLGMLFDIYGEEVTPTKGGTSRMHDRAATAMFLKFFGRDRRPETLSRRDWDRFIRERRAGRIGPSGKPVSDQTVGGDLTLLMAVLNWAARSRDEHGRLLLDRNPLKGLRKPVEKNPVRVVVTNEEYRALLGVSRQVGWRFHVALVLAHETGHRIGAIRHLKWSDVDIDGEAIRWRSEHEKTGYEHRTPLSAPALAVLRQAWRKSPRIEDAPVLPSANHPMKCLSPSQPHVWWRRAERLAGMERKRRRGWHSLRRKFASDLMDQPLKVLCELGGWRNAKTVLACYQQPDEGQLRKALEARRGAHG, from the coding sequence ATGATGGCACGCACGAAGCGGGACCGGCGCAGCTACAGCGCCGGCGAGTGGGGCCGGAACCGGGTGAGGGTGTTCGCCGATCCCAAGACCGGCCTCTACCAGATTGAGTGGCGGGAGAACGGGCGCAGGCTCACCAGATCGCTGAAGCACCGCGATTGGGTGAGAGCGAAGCGGCAGGCGGACGAAGCCGCTGCGGACTTCGCGATGCTTCAGCCCAACGGCAAGGCGGAAGCCGAGCCCGAGCCGCTCACGCTGGGGATGCTCTTTGACATCTACGGTGAGGAGGTGACGCCCACCAAGGGCGGCACGTCCCGCATGCACGACCGGGCGGCGACGGCGATGTTCCTCAAGTTCTTCGGCAGGGACCGAAGACCTGAGACGCTATCGCGGAGGGACTGGGACCGGTTCATTCGGGAACGCCGGGCGGGAAGGATCGGTCCGAGCGGAAAGCCCGTGTCCGACCAGACCGTCGGAGGGGACCTCACGTTACTGATGGCGGTCCTCAACTGGGCCGCGAGGTCGAGAGACGAGCACGGCCGCCTGCTCCTCGACAGGAACCCGCTCAAGGGTCTCAGGAAGCCCGTCGAGAAGAACCCGGTTCGCGTTGTCGTCACGAACGAAGAATACCGGGCTTTGCTCGGGGTCTCCCGGCAGGTGGGATGGCGGTTCCATGTCGCGCTCGTGCTTGCGCACGAAACGGGACACCGAATCGGGGCGATCCGGCATCTGAAGTGGTCGGATGTGGACATCGACGGCGAGGCCATCCGGTGGCGCAGCGAGCACGAGAAGACGGGATACGAGCACCGGACTCCGTTGTCCGCCCCGGCGCTGGCCGTGCTCAGGCAGGCGTGGAGGAAGAGCCCCCGGATCGAGGACGCGCCGGTGCTGCCCTCTGCAAACCATCCCATGAAGTGCCTGAGCCCGTCGCAGCCGCACGTCTGGTGGCGCAGGGCCGAGCGACTCGCTGGGATGGAGCGGAAGCGCCGAAGGGGTTGGCACTCGCTGAGACGCAAGTTCGCCAGCGACCTCATGGACCAGCCGCTGAAGGTGCTCTGCGAGCTTGGCGGCTGGAGAAACGCCAAGACGGTGCTCGCCTGCTATCAGCAGCCCGACGAGGGACAGCTTCGGAAGGCTCTGGAAGCCCGCCGAGGGGCACACGGCTAG
- a CDS encoding AAA family ATPase has protein sequence MSQLIYSLNREFRERLVVRKHDRQWLSDAIATDYSVVLAAISDERLAEAAALCKRGFLSELTKSPSDVFSEWLDETSLQLRSRIRQAAVEQWTRLTGQGRWHHAIEPARVLISFNPYDERALRMLIRAEAMSGRVGEAEAAFHSFVERSGMGDPDWSPHAETLSLVGHLHDMPGQASSESAGRPIVGHPLIGRSEELAALLGAMLPRPGDGLRVVVLRGERGIGKTRLAEEALARGLLTGIRVIRSHVTSPTQVSFLDTLLDALGSSDLDAEITQLAEPWRGIILRLLPKATSRTESSAERAAAAAGRSNRRCLEAVWRLLMEVARNKPTVLFIDDFQWVDSDSIAGLQYVLERWPSLPLAVVLATRTDSLREKDAVSRLLGGSLMRYEPSEFFLGELTRKAASELVDTISEGRVEGEMQDRIFELSGRNPFFIVQLTNHASAGGRLPNLDPGDFVPAPQSIASVFAGRLAELDDDAERALQLLTVLGRPMDVDTLAELTGSSHDSCLQALDQLQESRLIEWDSRGFVARYDLILHTVYDRMNDARRAWTHGRVAAHLDGLNNPAKSGELATHYHHARMRAHALRHALAGARIAEKAGGFAEAARLFAVAREDTEDPRILARITARIARLHYVRRDIVEGPACLTEAAIQLRNVQRRESALVADILRVDLLASKGSRSPREAAAGIRELGRAAWEQGHWKAGAKAIELELHIHRREGHGPEADQVAARARELLDRVAPKSRGPLHAILALHHQGDLDAGLGHAREAIAIARRKRAPDELLRALVRLVAIQGAKGLITDPEVTSAVEEGETLGGNRDDFVDHYDLLISAGTGYRALGRLDEARNWFAKAGPLLAGVNVCEAHVALECKMGELALEARELDLAAAHFARARQFLTPGMGSHLGVISHSGVSLTALRMGEMSVAREMAGDIPEPPASWFEDPWVFALCTARLCEWRGDISEGVDTVGSIASLIEASQPAHWARLKFEEALLRLRHSLPQRYEVAETAAEAAASLGIDRRVRLLKAALRRAR, from the coding sequence ATGAGTCAGCTCATCTATTCGCTGAACCGCGAGTTTCGCGAGCGGCTGGTCGTGAGGAAACATGACCGCCAGTGGCTGAGTGATGCGATTGCCACGGACTACAGTGTCGTGTTGGCGGCGATATCGGACGAACGCCTGGCTGAAGCCGCGGCACTGTGCAAACGAGGGTTCCTCTCGGAGCTGACCAAGTCCCCCTCGGATGTGTTTTCGGAATGGCTGGACGAAACGAGCCTCCAGCTCCGGTCCCGGATCCGACAGGCTGCCGTGGAACAGTGGACCCGTCTGACCGGCCAGGGCCGCTGGCATCACGCCATCGAACCGGCTCGAGTCCTGATTTCGTTCAATCCGTATGACGAACGCGCACTTCGGATGCTGATTCGAGCCGAGGCCATGTCCGGAAGGGTGGGCGAGGCGGAGGCGGCCTTCCACAGTTTCGTTGAAAGGTCCGGGATGGGTGACCCCGACTGGTCTCCACATGCGGAGACGCTGTCACTGGTCGGCCATCTCCATGACATGCCCGGGCAGGCCAGCAGCGAGAGCGCTGGCCGACCGATCGTCGGCCATCCCCTGATCGGACGCTCCGAGGAACTGGCCGCGCTCCTGGGTGCGATGCTCCCTCGGCCCGGCGACGGGTTACGCGTGGTCGTATTGCGCGGCGAGCGCGGCATCGGGAAGACGCGGCTCGCGGAAGAAGCCCTGGCTCGGGGCCTGCTGACCGGTATCCGGGTCATTCGCAGTCACGTGACGAGCCCCACGCAGGTCTCCTTCCTGGACACCCTGCTGGATGCGCTTGGATCCTCCGATCTCGACGCGGAAATCACCCAGCTTGCGGAACCGTGGCGGGGCATCATCCTGAGACTGTTGCCAAAGGCCACCAGCCGTACGGAGTCATCCGCCGAACGGGCTGCGGCTGCGGCCGGTAGATCCAACCGGCGATGCCTTGAAGCAGTCTGGCGGTTGCTCATGGAGGTTGCCCGCAACAAGCCCACCGTTCTCTTCATCGATGATTTCCAGTGGGTTGATTCGGATTCGATAGCCGGTCTGCAATACGTTCTGGAGCGATGGCCCTCCCTCCCATTGGCCGTCGTGCTGGCGACCCGGACGGATAGCCTGCGTGAGAAGGACGCCGTCAGCCGGCTGCTTGGTGGTTCCCTGATGCGATACGAGCCGAGCGAGTTCTTTCTCGGCGAACTCACCAGGAAGGCTGCCTCGGAATTGGTGGACACCATTTCGGAGGGCCGGGTCGAAGGGGAGATGCAGGACCGGATCTTTGAACTGAGCGGCCGGAACCCGTTCTTCATTGTGCAACTCACCAATCACGCAAGCGCGGGCGGGCGTCTGCCGAACCTCGATCCCGGCGACTTCGTGCCGGCCCCGCAGTCCATCGCCAGTGTTTTTGCGGGCCGCCTGGCAGAGTTGGATGACGACGCCGAGCGCGCATTGCAGCTCCTCACCGTCCTTGGGCGTCCCATGGACGTCGACACGTTGGCCGAATTGACCGGCAGCTCGCACGACTCGTGCCTGCAGGCGCTCGACCAGCTGCAGGAGTCCCGGCTCATCGAATGGGACTCGCGGGGGTTTGTTGCCCGCTACGACCTCATCCTCCATACGGTCTACGATCGAATGAACGACGCGCGCAGGGCATGGACCCACGGTCGCGTTGCCGCGCATCTGGATGGTTTGAACAATCCGGCGAAATCGGGGGAACTGGCGACGCACTATCACCATGCCCGAATGCGGGCTCACGCGCTCCGGCACGCCCTCGCCGGAGCCAGGATCGCCGAGAAGGCGGGTGGATTCGCGGAAGCCGCCAGGCTGTTCGCCGTTGCCAGGGAAGACACCGAGGATCCGCGGATCCTCGCCCGGATCACCGCCCGCATCGCTCGTCTTCACTACGTGCGCAGAGACATCGTGGAGGGGCCGGCGTGTTTGACCGAGGCGGCGATTCAGCTTCGAAACGTCCAACGCCGGGAGAGCGCCCTGGTTGCCGACATCCTGCGCGTCGATCTGCTCGCGAGCAAGGGCTCCCGTTCTCCGCGAGAGGCGGCAGCCGGCATCCGTGAACTCGGACGGGCCGCCTGGGAGCAGGGGCACTGGAAGGCGGGCGCCAAGGCTATCGAACTCGAGCTCCACATCCACAGAAGGGAAGGACACGGCCCCGAGGCGGACCAGGTCGCCGCTCGCGCCAGAGAGCTGCTCGATCGCGTTGCGCCAAAGTCGCGGGGCCCCCTGCATGCCATCCTCGCGCTACATCATCAGGGTGACCTGGATGCCGGGCTGGGGCATGCCCGCGAAGCCATCGCCATCGCGCGCCGCAAGCGCGCCCCGGATGAACTGCTTCGGGCACTGGTGCGCCTCGTTGCGATTCAGGGCGCCAAGGGACTCATTACCGACCCGGAGGTCACATCGGCGGTGGAGGAGGGGGAGACGCTTGGCGGGAACCGCGACGATTTCGTCGATCACTACGACCTGTTAATCAGTGCCGGTACAGGATACCGCGCGCTCGGACGCCTCGACGAGGCAAGGAACTGGTTTGCCAAGGCCGGCCCGCTGCTTGCCGGAGTGAATGTCTGCGAAGCCCATGTTGCCCTGGAATGCAAGATGGGAGAGCTGGCGCTGGAGGCGAGGGAGTTGGACCTGGCCGCCGCGCATTTTGCCCGCGCCCGGCAGTTCTTGACACCCGGTATGGGGAGCCATCTGGGAGTCATCAGCCATTCGGGCGTCAGCCTGACCGCGCTGCGAATGGGGGAGATGTCGGTTGCTCGCGAGATGGCGGGCGACATCCCCGAGCCGCCGGCAAGCTGGTTCGAAGATCCATGGGTGTTCGCTCTGTGCACGGCGCGCCTGTGCGAGTGGAGGGGCGACATCAGCGAGGGTGTGGACACCGTCGGCAGCATCGCGTCGCTCATCGAAGCATCTCAGCCCGCCCATTGGGCTCGGCTCAAGTTCGAGGAGGCGCTCCTGCGGTTGCGGCATTCGCTCCCGCAGCGATACGAGGTCGCGGAGACGGCTGCGGAAGCGGCGGCCAGCCTGGGGATCGATCGCCGGGTCAGGCTCCTGAAGGCGGCGCTACGACGAGCGCGATAG
- a CDS encoding alkaline phosphatase family protein: MLRSTQHPFVAPLLLLLAAGCANPEPQDGPRLMVMLVVDQLIPEQLDRYDEHYSGGLRRLLDEGFRYDDAAHDHGVTETAAGHATLSTGVYPKTHGIVANDWYEFDTAGEARFVYAVADSLSSIIGIPERAGRSPRNLVRGGMADWALDADSGAHVVSVSKKDRAAITMAGRAPGHVYWLDAEQGRYVTSSWYRQAVPAWVEDFNRDARTRLLSDSVWQSTIPPGLERVVPRGDEAPYEADGIHTTFPHRFDQEGDASSPAGFNEWIAERPMVDAATMALAMAAVGELGMGEDDIVDYLSVSLSQVDYVGHRYGPFSVEQFDTLLRLDRLLGEFFAFLDGAVGSGGWVLGFSADHGVQPVPEYLQELGQPGGRVGGREFRAAARLVREALPDVAGAVSGPEQERIAEVLEELDFVADAVTQAELTGPPSADSLIRLQQNSHFAGRMPGPLHRYGVHLEIRLPHGTVEYTGGGTNHGSPYWHDRHVPLIFLGAGVRSGRSDLRVRTVDVAPTLAALAGIAAPANLAGRDLFR, translated from the coding sequence ATGTTGCGTTCCACCCAGCACCCGTTCGTGGCGCCACTCCTTCTCCTTCTGGCGGCCGGTTGCGCCAATCCCGAGCCGCAGGACGGCCCGCGCCTGATGGTGATGCTGGTGGTTGACCAGCTCATCCCGGAACAGCTCGACCGCTACGACGAGCACTACTCGGGCGGGCTGCGCAGGCTGCTGGACGAAGGCTTCCGCTACGACGACGCGGCTCACGACCACGGCGTGACGGAAACCGCTGCGGGACATGCGACGCTTTCGACGGGCGTCTACCCGAAGACGCACGGGATCGTCGCCAACGACTGGTACGAGTTCGACACAGCTGGAGAAGCGAGATTCGTCTACGCGGTCGCGGACAGCCTGTCCTCCATCATCGGCATCCCCGAGCGCGCGGGACGCTCGCCCCGCAACCTGGTGCGCGGCGGCATGGCCGACTGGGCCCTGGACGCCGATTCCGGAGCCCACGTGGTCTCGGTCTCGAAGAAAGACCGGGCCGCGATCACGATGGCGGGAAGGGCGCCGGGGCACGTCTACTGGCTCGACGCCGAACAGGGGCGCTACGTGACCTCCAGCTGGTACCGGCAGGCAGTACCCGCCTGGGTCGAAGACTTCAACCGTGATGCCCGCACACGCCTGCTGTCCGATTCGGTCTGGCAGAGCACCATCCCCCCGGGCCTGGAGCGGGTCGTGCCGCGCGGGGATGAGGCCCCCTACGAAGCCGACGGAATCCACACGACCTTTCCGCATCGATTCGACCAGGAGGGTGACGCATCGTCGCCCGCCGGCTTCAACGAGTGGATCGCGGAGCGGCCCATGGTGGACGCGGCCACCATGGCGCTGGCGATGGCGGCGGTGGGCGAGCTGGGCATGGGAGAGGACGACATCGTGGACTACCTGAGCGTGTCGCTCTCGCAGGTGGACTACGTGGGCCACCGCTACGGGCCCTTCAGCGTGGAGCAGTTCGACACGCTCCTGCGCCTCGACCGGCTGCTGGGCGAATTCTTCGCCTTCCTGGACGGCGCGGTCGGTTCAGGCGGTTGGGTGCTGGGGTTCAGCGCCGACCACGGAGTGCAGCCGGTGCCCGAATACCTGCAGGAACTGGGGCAGCCGGGGGGCCGCGTCGGAGGCAGGGAGTTCCGGGCCGCCGCCCGGCTCGTGCGGGAAGCGCTCCCGGATGTGGCCGGAGCCGTGTCGGGCCCGGAGCAGGAGCGCATCGCGGAGGTGCTGGAAGAACTGGACTTCGTCGCCGACGCCGTCACCCAGGCGGAGCTCACCGGCCCACCCTCCGCGGATTCGCTGATCCGGCTGCAGCAGAACTCCCATTTCGCCGGGCGCATGCCCGGGCCCCTGCACCGCTACGGCGTCCACCTGGAAATCCGGCTCCCTCACGGCACGGTGGAATACACCGGGGGCGGGACCAACCACGGATCGCCGTACTGGCACGACCGTCACGTGCCGCTGATCTTCCTGGGGGCGGGCGTTCGGTCGGGCCGTTCGGACCTGCGCGTGCGCACCGTCGACGTGGCGCCCACCCTCGCCGCGCTGGCGGGCATCGCGGCGCCGGCGAATCTCGCGGGGCGGGATCTGTTTCGCTAG